The Gemmatimonadaceae bacterium genomic sequence CGTCGCCCGCATCGCGCTCCTGGCAGTCGGGCTCGGCGCGCTGCCGCGCTACACCGGCGCACAAGCCACGGCCCGTGACACCACGGCACTTCACGTGCTTTTCGTCGGCAACAGCTACACGTACTACAACGACCTGCCCTCCGTCGTCGCCGATCTGTCGCGAGCGTCGCGGGAAGCGCAACGCGTCGCTCCTGAGCAGGTACTGTTCGGCGGCCACACGCTCGAAATGCACCTCGCCCGTGGAGATGCGCTCGCCGCGATCCGGCGTGGCGGGTGGAACGTGGTCGTCCTGCAGGAGCAAAGCACGCGCCCGATCGACGCGCCCTCGGCGACCCTGCGTGACGTGCCAAGGTTGGCAGCCGAGACCAGGGCGGTCGGGGCGAGGCTGGCATTGTACCTCACGTGGGCGCGCGAGGCACGGCCACTGTCGCAGGACACGCTCACCATGACCTACACGTCCGCAGCGACCGCGACCGGCGCACTGATCGTTCCGGTGGGCGAGGCCTGGCGCCGGGCGCGGGCTGACCCGGCGGTAGGCGTGGCGTTGCGCGAGGCACAGCTGTCGCTGTTCGACGCCGACGGCTCGCACCCGAGCCCGGCGGGCACCTACCTCGCCGCGGTCGTGTTCTTCTCGACACTGTTCCGGACCTCGCCGATTGGACTCCCCCCGACCACACGGCGCACCCTGGACGAGCCCAGGCCGGGGCCACCGGCCGGGGCACCCCGCCTTGCCCTGCCCGTGTCACTCGCCCGCGAGCTGCAGCGTGTGGCATGGGAGGTGGTGCAGCCGCGCCTTGCCGCGATCCCCTGACCGGGGGCCGCCAGCGCCTAACGTGTAAAGCCGGCCAGGCGATCGAGACTCGTCACGGCCACGTCGGCCGGGATGCCCTCGAAGCATTCGGACCACACCGCCACCAGAGCCTGCCAGGACGGCGAGGCGAGGTGCGCCTGCAGCGCCGCCTGATCGGCGTAACACTCGTGGAACGCCAGGCGACTCGTGGGTTGGCCGGCGCCGTTGAGCACCCGGTGCGCATAGTACAGCAGCGTGCCGGGCTGGTTGGCCTGCGCGTCGGCGGCCACGGCGTTCACAAGAGCCAGCGCCCGGTCGGCCTGACCCGGCTTGACGCTGAACTCGGCGAGGAGAGTGATCACGGTCGGTGACTCTGAGTGGTGATGGTGAGCAGAGGACCTAGCGGCGGACAGCTTCCAACCTGCGGGCGCCGCCGCCGAGTACGAAGCCGGTGACGCGGGCCCCGGCAACATCGAAGGCCACACGACCGACGCCGGGCGCGATGAACACATCGCCACCCTGGCTCATCAGGCGCACGGCGCGCTCCCCGTCGGACTGGATCATGAGCTGCCCATTCTCTTCGAAGATGCGCACGGGATTCCGGGTGCCATCGGGTCGCGTGAGGTCGTACGAGCCCGCGAACTTCGCTCGGTCGGCGGCCGCGATCGCCAGGTCCTTCGGCGGGCCTGGCGGCGTGGCCGGGGGCAGGCCGAGCGTCGCGCGCGCGAGGGCCATGGCCACCTGATCCGCGGGCGCCGGACTGGTGTTGGCGAGCACCGCGATGATGAGCGAGTCCTGCGGCAGGTGCACGAGCGATGAGATGAATCCGTTGATGCCGCCGCCGTGCGAAACGACGCGGTGCGCGCCAAGCGTATCGACGGTAAGGCCGAACCCGTAGGTCATGGGGCGACCGCTCGTGAGCGGAACCGGCGAGGTCATCGCGCCATACGACGCCGACGACACCACACGGCCCGAGGCGAGGTGGTCAGTCCATCGCACCAGGTCCACGACCGTGGAGCACAGCGAACCCGCGGCGTACGGCAGGTCCATGCTGATGAACGATGTGTTCACAAGCCCCTGCGCTCCGCGATCATGGCCGTGCGCTCGCCGGGGAATGAGTTTGCGCGTGTCGCAGTAGGTGGTCCCGGGCAGGCCGAGGGGCGCAAACATCTGCGCGGCCAGCCAGTCGCTGTAGGACTTGCCGGTCACTTGTTCGATCAGCATGCCGAGCATGTAGTACCCGGTGTTGTTGTAGTAGAAATGTGACACGGGTTCGAACATCAGCGCGTTCGGCGCGATGAGCGCGACGAGGGAATCGTGTGAGAGGTCGGAGCGAATCACGGCGCCGAAGGTGGCGCCGACATCGGTGTAGCTCGGGATGCCCGACGTGTGATTGAGGAGGTGACGCACCGTGATGCGCTTGCCGCGCGTCGGGTACCTGGGGAGAAACTTCGCCATGTCGTCATCAAGGCTTACCTTGCCCTGCTCGACGAGCTGCATCACGGCGGCGGCGGTGAACTGCTTGGTGACTGAACCGATGCGGAAGACCGACTGTGGGGTGGCGGGAACCTGGTTCTCGAGGTCGGCGAGGCCGTACCCCTTCAACAGGAGCGTGTCGCGACCGCGCACCACAGCGACGGCCATGCCGGCCACGCTGCCCGCCGCGACAGGTGCGCCCGCAATGGAATCCAGCCGCTGGACCAGCGCCGCACGGGACGGAGCTTGCGCGGCCAGGGAAGACGCGCCCAGCAGCGTGGCGATCGTGAGCGACCGCAGGACCATGGTTGTCTCCGGTTCAGGTCCACGAATGTTCGCGGTTGACGGCAGCTGGCGGGAGGGCGTAGGCTCCGACTTCTCATGCGGCGACTTCGCGCGTTCGCTTCCCCACTCCTGCTCGCCGCCTCGCTCTCCCTGCCATGGGCGTGCGGCGCAGCCGCGCAGCGCCAGGTGCCCGGACTCGAGTGTCGCGTGTCTCGGGTGGTGGACGGCGATTCGTTCGAGTGTACGCGCGAAGGTGCGGCCCACCGCGTGCGCCTGCTCGGTGTGGACGCCCCGGAGCTGGCGCAACGACCCTACGGCGAGCGCTCGCGCGAGTTCGTGGAGCGCACGATGCCGGTCGGGGCGCTGGTGGGTCTGGAACTCGATGTGCGGGAGCGTGATCGGTATGGTCGTCTGCTCGCCTGGGTGTGGCGCGACGACACGACCATGGTAAACGTTGCCGTGATCCGGGCCGGGCTGGCTGCGGTGTACGTTCTCCCGCCTAACGTGAAGTACGCCGCCGTGCTGCGCGGCGCGGCGGACGATGCGCGGCGTGCTTCCGCCGGCCTCTGGGCGACTCCGTACTTTACCTGCACGGCGACGGACTTCCGCCGTGGTCGCTGCGGTCGACCCGACGCCGGGTCGCGGTGACGAGTGGCGCGCGCGCTCGTCTCGCGATATGGTCGCACGACGTGACTCCTACCTCCCCCTCGTGACAGCATCGGCCCCTTTGCCGGCGACGGCGCGGCTCTCGAACCTGCTCTGGGCGTGCGCGGCCATTGCCTTGACCTCGGGTTTCGCCGAAGCGACGGTGGCTGTGTATCGCAACCGGGTGCGTCACCTGCCCATCGGGCAATACGTGGCCGGCGAGGTGTTCTGGATGACGCCACTCGCCGCGCTCGTTGCCCTGGGGTTGGTCGTGGCGCTGTGGCTCGGCGTGAGCGCGCTCGTGCCCACGCAATGGGGCCTGCGTCGCTGGGCGGTGGCCCTGGCCGCCGGAGTGGCCACGTACGGACTGGTGACCGCGATGTCTCTCGGACTGGGGACCTGGTCCAAGGTGATCTTCGGGGCCGGTGTCGCGGTCGCGGCGCAGCGGCTCTTTGATGGATGGCCCGCCGTCATCGGTCGCATCGCGCGCGCCACGAGTCTCGGGCTTGCCGCGACGGCGCTGCTGACGGCGATCGTCGTGCCGTGGCGCCGACACGCACGCGAGGCGGCAGCGCTGCCAACCGCCCCGGCCCCTGCGGGGTCGCCGAACATCGTCGTGCTCATCTGGGACACGGCGCGCGCGCAGAATATGTCGCTCTACGGCTACGCGCGGCGCACGACGCCGGTGCTCGACAGCCTTGGGGCGCGCGGCCTGGTCTTCGAGCATGCCTTCGCCACGTCGCCGTGGTCGCTCCCTTCGCACGCCAGCATCTTTACCGGCCTCTATCCCGATCGCCTGAGCGTCGGGTCGGGGATCCCGCTGGACACCGTGCCGCCGACGATCGCCGAGTTCTTTTCGGCGCGCGGGTATGCCACGGCGAGCATGACGGCCAACCTGTTCTACGGTTCGCCGGATTATGGCATCGATCGCGGCTTCGCCACGTACGACGCGCGCCCACCGATCCATGCCCCGGTCATCGCGCACACGTGGGAGCTGCTTGGCCGCAACGTGTTCAACGTCGGCGTGATGCTGGGCCGGCACCATACGTTGCTCCGCCGGCGCGCCACCCATGTGAACGCCTCGTTCCTGTCGTGGCTCGACCGGCGCGGCGACCGACCGTTCTTTGCGGTGCTCAACTACTTCGATGCGCACGAGCCGTATGCGGCGCCGGCACCGTTCGACACCGCGTTTGCGCCACGGGGCACGCGCTACTGGGCCGACGAGACCCTGCGTTCGGCCCCGTCCGCGGTGCTGAACCAGCTGCGCGACATGTACGACGGCGGCATTGCCTACGACGACCATTCGTTAGGCGAGCTGGTCGCGGCGCTGCGTGCGCGCGGCCTGGCCGACAACACGGTCCTCGTGGTCACGTCGGACCACGGGGAAGAGTTCGGCGAGCGCGGCCCGACGTTCCTGGGGCACAACCGCAGTCTGTATCGCGTGTCGCTCCAGGTGCCGCTGGTGGTCGTCGACCCGCGGAATCCGGGGCTCATGGGTCGACGCCGCGACATCGTGTCGATCCGGGACATTCCGGCCACCGTGGCCGATCTCGCCTTTCCCGGTGTTGCCCACGGCTTCGAGGGAACCTCGCTCAACCAACTGGCCACGCTGCCCGACTCGGTGACGATGGGCGACAGCACGCGCGCCGCGATCGTGGACAAGCACCGCTGGGCGAGCGAGAAGAACGATTACTGGCCCACGGCGTGGGGGCCGATGTATTCCGTCATCTCCCCGCGGCAGCACTACATCATCGATGCGCGCGGGGGCGAGGCGCTGTATGACCTCGGGACCGACCCCTTCGAGGCGCACAACCTCGCCAGCGCGGACAGCGCGGGCCTGCAATGGCACCGGCGCCGGCTTGACGAGTATGTGGGGCCCGTAGGAGTCCGGGTGCCGCGAAAGGGAGCAAAGCCCCTGCCGCCGCCTTCGGCCGCGGGTCGTTAGGAGCGGAGACGAGCGGTCCGCGTCGGCGTCTTGACGGCCCGGCATTCGGCGGCGAGCCTTGGGCCCGACCCCATCGCGAAGGCCGCCATGTCACCACGTTCCCTGATCTCCCGAGCCCTCCGTGCGCGGCTCGGTGTCGTCCTCGTCGGCGGTATGGTTGCGGCAACGCCGGCCAGCGCCCAGAGCAGCTCGACCATCGCCAGCGACCCCGACGTCCTCGGCGCGGCCCGGCTCTTCTCGGCGTGGCTCGAAGGACAGATCGCATACAAGGGGTTGCCCGGCGTCGCAGTGGGCGTGGTGGCAGACCAGGACCTGGTGTGGTCGAAGGGGTTCGGCTGGGCCGACGTGAAGAACCGGGTGCCGATGACACCGGCCACGAAGTTCCGCATGGCGTCGCACAGCAAGCTCTTCACGGCCACGGCGATCATGCAGCTCCGTGAACAGGGCAAGGTGCGGCTGGACGATCCCGTGTCGAAGCACCTGCCATGGTTCCACGTGAAGCCGGCCGGCGACGACGACGGCCCGATCACCGTGGAGCAGTTGCTCAGTCACAGCTCGGGCCTTCCGCGCGAGGCCGGCGACCACTGGTCGAGCAACAACTTCCCGACCGGAGAGCAGGTCAAGCAGCTGATCGGGGACCGCCAGGCGTCCTTCGCGCCATCGGTGCGCTGGAAGTACTCGAACCTGGCGTACACCATCGCCGGCATGGTGGTGGAGGCGGCCAGCGGTCAGACCTGGGCGGGATACCTTCAGTCCAACGTCTTTGACCCGTTAGGCATGTCCTCGTCGAGTGTGGACCGTGAAGTGCCCGGCCTGACGGTCGGCTACGGGCGACGCATGCCCGACGGCTCGCGCGCGATCATTCCGTTCATCGACGCCCGCGGCATGGGCGCGGCCACCGGGCTCACCTCCAACGTCGAGGACATGGCACGGTTCGTCTCGGCGCAGTTCCGCAAGGGCGCACGTGGTGGGCCACGCATCCTCTCGTCGGGCTCCCTCCGCGAGATGCACCGCGTGCGCTCGCTGGAGAACTCCTGGGCGAACGGCACGGGCATCGGCTTTGGCGTGAACCGCTATCGCGACAAGGTCTACGTCGGCCACGGCGGCGGATATCTCGGCAACACCACCAACACCCTCATCCAGCTCGACAGCCGCGTGGGCGTGATCGTGCTGACCAACACGAATGACTCCGACCCCGGCGGCATTGCGCGCCAGCTCATGAACACCGTGGGCGAGGCCGTGGCAAGACTCACCACGCCGAAGTCAGTCACGGTGGCGTGGGATCCGTCGTGGGCGCGATTTGCCGGGCTCTATCGCGGCGACTGGGGCGACCAGCAGGTCGTCGCGCTCAAGGACAAGCTCGTGCTGATCACGCCTAACGCCGACAACGTGGACACGCCGACGACGTTGGAGCCACTGGGCGAGGGCCGATTCCGCGTGGTGTTCCCGTCGGGCGGTGGTGCGGTCGGCGAGGTGGTGCGGTTCGTGGAGCGCGACGGCCGCGTGGTGCGGATGTACCTGGGCGACGGCTACACCGATCGCGTGCCCTGACACGCCGTTGGGCTGACGCGTTACCTGACG encodes the following:
- a CDS encoding beta-lactamase family protein — protein: MVLRSLTIATLLGASSLAAQAPSRAALVQRLDSIAGAPVAAGSVAGMAVAVVRGRDTLLLKGYGLADLENQVPATPQSVFRIGSVTKQFTAAAVMQLVEQGKVSLDDDMAKFLPRYPTRGKRITVRHLLNHTSGIPSYTDVGATFGAVIRSDLSHDSLVALIAPNALMFEPVSHFYYNNTGYYMLGMLIEQVTGKSYSDWLAAQMFAPLGLPGTTYCDTRKLIPRRAHGHDRGAQGLVNTSFISMDLPYAAGSLCSTVVDLVRWTDHLASGRVVSSASYGAMTSPVPLTSGRPMTYGFGLTVDTLGAHRVVSHGGGINGFISSLVHLPQDSLIIAVLANTSPAPADQVAMALARATLGLPPATPPGPPKDLAIAAADRAKFAGSYDLTRPDGTRNPVRIFEENGQLMIQSDGERAVRLMSQGGDVFIAPGVGRVAFDVAGARVTGFVLGGGARRLEAVRR
- a CDS encoding beta-lactamase family protein; the protein is MSPRSLISRALRARLGVVLVGGMVAATPASAQSSSTIASDPDVLGAARLFSAWLEGQIAYKGLPGVAVGVVADQDLVWSKGFGWADVKNRVPMTPATKFRMASHSKLFTATAIMQLREQGKVRLDDPVSKHLPWFHVKPAGDDDGPITVEQLLSHSSGLPREAGDHWSSNNFPTGEQVKQLIGDRQASFAPSVRWKYSNLAYTIAGMVVEAASGQTWAGYLQSNVFDPLGMSSSSVDREVPGLTVGYGRRMPDGSRAIIPFIDARGMGAATGLTSNVEDMARFVSAQFRKGARGGPRILSSGSLREMHRVRSLENSWANGTGIGFGVNRYRDKVYVGHGGGYLGNTTNTLIQLDSRVGVIVLTNTNDSDPGGIARQLMNTVGEAVARLTTPKSVTVAWDPSWARFAGLYRGDWGDQQVVALKDKLVLITPNADNVDTPTTLEPLGEGRFRVVFPSGGGAVGEVVRFVERDGRVVRMYLGDGYTDRVP
- a CDS encoding sulfatase-like hydrolase/transferase, whose product is MTASAPLPATARLSNLLWACAAIALTSGFAEATVAVYRNRVRHLPIGQYVAGEVFWMTPLAALVALGLVVALWLGVSALVPTQWGLRRWAVALAAGVATYGLVTAMSLGLGTWSKVIFGAGVAVAAQRLFDGWPAVIGRIARATSLGLAATALLTAIVVPWRRHAREAAALPTAPAPAGSPNIVVLIWDTARAQNMSLYGYARRTTPVLDSLGARGLVFEHAFATSPWSLPSHASIFTGLYPDRLSVGSGIPLDTVPPTIAEFFSARGYATASMTANLFYGSPDYGIDRGFATYDARPPIHAPVIAHTWELLGRNVFNVGVMLGRHHTLLRRRATHVNASFLSWLDRRGDRPFFAVLNYFDAHEPYAAPAPFDTAFAPRGTRYWADETLRSAPSAVLNQLRDMYDGGIAYDDHSLGELVAALRARGLADNTVLVVTSDHGEEFGERGPTFLGHNRSLYRVSLQVPLVVVDPRNPGLMGRRRDIVSIRDIPATVADLAFPGVAHGFEGTSLNQLATLPDSVTMGDSTRAAIVDKHRWASEKNDYWPTAWGPMYSVISPRQHYIIDARGGEALYDLGTDPFEAHNLASADSAGLQWHRRRLDEYVGPVGVRVPRKGAKPLPPPSAAGR
- a CDS encoding antibiotic biosynthesis monooxygenase; translation: MITLLAEFSVKPGQADRALALVNAVAADAQANQPGTLLYYAHRVLNGAGQPTSRLAFHECYADQAALQAHLASPSWQALVAVWSECFEGIPADVAVTSLDRLAGFTR
- a CDS encoding thermonuclease family protein, encoding MRRLRAFASPLLLAASLSLPWACGAAAQRQVPGLECRVSRVVDGDSFECTREGAAHRVRLLGVDAPELAQRPYGERSREFVERTMPVGALVGLELDVRERDRYGRLLAWVWRDDTTMVNVAVIRAGLAAVYVLPPNVKYAAVLRGAADDARRASAGLWATPYFTCTATDFRRGRCGRPDAGSR